ACACCTGATCCAGACGCTGCATATCCGCCACCATTTTGTTATAGGCGGCAGAGCCCGGCTGGAAGCCCTGCATGCTGCGGTTAAGCTCGCGCAGCGTTTTCTGCATATCTGCCGGCAGTTCCTGCGCCGACTGGCTGGAGGTCAGCTGGTTCAGGTTGTCGAGCGTCGTCTGCAGGCGGCGCATGGTGCGCTGGCTTTCCGAGAGCGTATTCGTGGCCTGTTCGATCATCGGGTTGAGCGGCAGATTGTTAATTTTATCCAGCGTATCCATCAGACGCTGCTGGATCTGCGCAAGCCCGCTGCTTACCGTCGGGATCACCGGGTAGCCATTAAAGCTCGCCATATCGGTGACCGGCGGCGCTTTCGGGTAGAAATCGAGATCGACAAAGAGCTGTCCGGTCACCAGATTGCCGGTTTTCAGCGTCGCACGCAGGCCTTTTTTCAGCAGATCGTGCATATGGCTCTCAATGTTCGGATCCTCGCCAATCTGATTCGCCAGACGCTCCGGCTCGATGCGTACCAGTACCGGAATACGGTAATCGGTGGTCACCGCCTGATGCAGGCCAGGCACAAAGAACGGCACCTGCGCGACGGTCCCGAGGCGGATACCGCGAAACTCTACCGGCGCGCCAGGCTGCAGGCCACGAATGGTATCTTTAAAGAACATCAGGTAATCGATATGTTTAGTATAAAGTGATTCCTGGATGCTGCGCTGATCGTCATAGAGCGTAAAAGCGGTTTTCTCGGCCACCGGCTGCCCAAGCTCCCAGCCGTCCGGCACGTCAAAACTGACGCCGCCGCTAAAGAGCGTGCTAAGCGATCCCATCTCCACGCGCATACCGGAGGAACTGAGATCGACTGCGATCCCGCTGTCTTTCCAGAAGCGCACGTTACTGGTCACCAAGCGATCGTTAGGTGCATTGATGAAAAGCTGATAGCTGATGGAGCGTTTTTGCGGATCAAAGGTGCTGGTTTCCACCGAACCGACGCGATAGCCGCGGAACAGCACCGGATCGCCCGGGTTAAGTTGCCCGGCTTTGCTGCTGTCGAGGATAACGCGAATCCCTTTCGCGTCCGGCGGTGCCAGCGGCGGCGCGTCGAGCAGCTTATACGATTCCGGCGCGCTGCCTTTCGAGCCTGGCTGAAGTTCGATATAGGAACCAGATAACAACGTGTTCAGCCCCGTAACGCCCTCACGCCCGATTTGCGGCTTAACCACCCAGAAGACGGAATCGCCATACAATAGCTTTTCCATTCCAGGATTCATGCGCGCTTTGATTTCAACATGATGTAAATCATCGGTCAGCACCGCGCTTTCCACAACGCCCACATCCACGCTGCGGCTCTTGATGGTGGTTTTCCCCCCTTCAATGCCTTCCGCGTTAGTGGTCATCAGCGTCACGACAGGTCCCTGGTGGCTGTAGTGATAAAACAAGATCCAGGCGCCGATAAGCGCGGTAATAATCGGGAAGATCCAGACGGGTGACCAGTTCTTCACCCGTTTAATCTTCGCTTCCCCGCGTTTATTTTCCATGTTCGGGTAACTCCTCATAGCTTGAATCAGGCTCACGGTCCCAGGAGAGACGCGGGTCAAAGGTCATCGCGGCGAACATAGTGATAATCACCACCATCGCAAACATGACCGCTCCCCAGGCCGGATAAATATTCATCAGCGCGCCCATACGAACCAGCGCGGACAGCACGGCAATAACAAAAACGTCGATCATCGACCAGCGGCCGACAAACTCCACCACTTCATACATCAGATGCATTCGCTCGCGCTCCTGACGGCCATAGCCTTTAGCATCAAGGCACAGCCAGCCGAGAGCGATCATCTTAAGCGTCGGCACCATAATACTGGCCAGGAAAATCACCAGCGCCACCGGGTAAGAGCCTTCATTCCAGATAAGGATCACGCCCGCGATAATGGTGGAAGGCATTCTGTCGCCCAGCAGATCGGTAATCATGATAGGCAACAGATTGGCGGGCAGATAAAGCATAATGGAGCAGACCAGCAGTGAGACCGTCCACTGAAGACTGTGTTTACGACGCACATGACCATGCGTATGGCAGCGCGGGCAGCGTCCCTCTTCGCCGGTAAGGATAGCGGTGCAGCACGGGCACGCGCGCAGCCCCTGGCGGATACCGGCAACACCTACTTTCAGTGGCTGAGATACTGTCGGCATCGGCGCGATATCATCCCAGAGCCAGCGGCGATCGACGCATTGAAAAGCGCGTAGTTGCAGGATGCAAAAGAGACACCAGGGAATAAAGCTGCTGCCAATGCCGATATCGCCATAGGCAATCAGCTTTACGAAGCTCACCAGCACGCCTGCGAGGAAAATTTCCGCCATGCCCCAGCTGCGCAACTGGAACAGCACACGGGCCATCGCGATTTTCAGTCGCGGCGGCAGCGTGACACGGTTGACCAGCAGAAGGATTGTCACCAGACAGAACGCGGGCACCAACTGCACAAACAGCATGAACAGCGAGCCGAGGCTCGCGTAGTCTTCATTAAACAGGACGCGCGGGATTTCAAGCAGCGTCACCTCGCTGCTGACGCCCGCCGCTTCCATATTGACGAAGGGAAAAAGATTGGAGAGCAGCAGCATGAACAGTGCCGCCAGCGCATACGCCGTAGGACGCTGGCGCGGTGCCGCCCACTCAACGACAAGCGTGGTGTCGCAGCGGGGACAATGCGCTTTTTGCCCCGGCTTCAGCGCCGGGAGCCTGACCAGAAGATCGCATTGCGGGCAGAGCATATGCTCGCCCGCATGATGACGTTCATGCATGCGGGTTCCTGAATAATCAGCCGTTTTTAAGTGATTCAAGATATTCCCAGCGCTCAAACGCTTCTTCCAGTGCCGCTTCGGCAGCGCTCAGCTGCGCAAGCACATCCTGCGTTACGTCGTGAGGCTGGTTAAAGAACGACGCATCGCTGACTTTCGCCTGCAATGCCTCAAGCTCTGCCTCCAGCGTCTCAAGACGGGCGGGCAACTGCTCCAGTTCGCGCTGCAAGTTATAGCTTAGTTTGTTGCTGCCTCGTTTGACAGTTTCTGCCTTCGACTCCGCCACAGGCTCCGCTTTCTTCGCGACCGGCTGCTGCATCGCGCGCGACGAGGCCTGCTGGCCGCGCGCATCGTGATAGCCGCCAACGTACTGGCCAATCCGGCCTTCGCCTTCGAAAATCCAGCATTCGGTCACGGTGTTGTCCACAAACTGACGGTCGTGGCTCACCAGCAGCACAGTGCCCTGATAGCTGTCGATAAGCTCTTCCAGCAGCTCCAGCGTTTCGACGTCGAGGTCGTTGGTCGGTTCATCGAGGATCAGCAGGTTGCTGGGTTTGAGGAACAGACGCGCCAGCAGCAGGCGGTTACGTTCACCGCCGGAGAGCGCGCGCACCGGCGTCATAGCGCGCTTCGGATGGAACAGAAAGTCCTGCAGATAGCCGAGCACGTGGCGCGGCTTACCATTGACCATTACTTCCTGTTTGCCTTCGGCCAGGTTGTCCATCACCGTGCGTTCCGGGTCGAGTTCCGCACGGTGCTGGTCGAAATACGCCACTTCCAGTTTGGTGCCGCAATGCACGCGGCCGCTGTCGGCTTTCAGCTGGCCGAGCATCAGTTTGAGTAGCGTAGTTTTACCGCAGCCGTTTGGCCCCACCAGCGCGATTTTATCGCCGCGCTGTACCTGGGCGGAAAAGTCTTTCACCAGCACTTTCTCGCCGACACGGTAATTGACGTTCTCCATCTCAAAGACGATTTTGCCGGAGCGGGTCGCCTCTTCCACCTGCATCTTCGCGCTGCCCATTACTTCACGGCGTTCGCCGCGTTCGCGACGCATCGCCTTCAGCGCGCGCACGCGGCCCTCGTTACGGGTACGACGCGCTTTGATGCCCTGGCGGATCCACACCTCTTCCTGCGCCAGCTTGCGGTCGAATTCCGCGTTTTGCAGCTCTTCGACGCGCAGCGCTTCTTCTTTCGCG
The genomic region above belongs to Cronobacter malonaticus LMG 23826 and contains:
- the pqiB gene encoding intermembrane transport protein PqiB, producing the protein MENKRGEAKIKRVKNWSPVWIFPIITALIGAWILFYHYSHQGPVVTLMTTNAEGIEGGKTTIKSRSVDVGVVESAVLTDDLHHVEIKARMNPGMEKLLYGDSVFWVVKPQIGREGVTGLNTLLSGSYIELQPGSKGSAPESYKLLDAPPLAPPDAKGIRVILDSSKAGQLNPGDPVLFRGYRVGSVETSTFDPQKRSISYQLFINAPNDRLVTSNVRFWKDSGIAVDLSSSGMRVEMGSLSTLFSGGVSFDVPDGWELGQPVAEKTAFTLYDDQRSIQESLYTKHIDYLMFFKDTIRGLQPGAPVEFRGIRLGTVAQVPFFVPGLHQAVTTDYRIPVLVRIEPERLANQIGEDPNIESHMHDLLKKGLRATLKTGNLVTGQLFVDLDFYPKAPPVTDMASFNGYPVIPTVSSGLAQIQQRLMDTLDKINNLPLNPMIEQATNTLSESQRTMRRLQTTLDNLNQLTSSQSAQELPADMQKTLRELNRSMQGFQPGSAAYNKMVADMQRLDQVLRELQPVLRTLNEKSNALVFESKEKKDPQPKRAKE
- the pqiA gene encoding membrane integrity-associated transporter subunit PqiA is translated as MHERHHAGEHMLCPQCDLLVRLPALKPGQKAHCPRCDTTLVVEWAAPRQRPTAYALAALFMLLLSNLFPFVNMEAAGVSSEVTLLEIPRVLFNEDYASLGSLFMLFVQLVPAFCLVTILLLVNRVTLPPRLKIAMARVLFQLRSWGMAEIFLAGVLVSFVKLIAYGDIGIGSSFIPWCLFCILQLRAFQCVDRRWLWDDIAPMPTVSQPLKVGVAGIRQGLRACPCCTAILTGEEGRCPRCHTHGHVRRKHSLQWTVSLLVCSIMLYLPANLLPIMITDLLGDRMPSTIIAGVILIWNEGSYPVALVIFLASIMVPTLKMIALGWLCLDAKGYGRQERERMHLMYEVVEFVGRWSMIDVFVIAVLSALVRMGALMNIYPAWGAVMFAMVVIITMFAAMTFDPRLSWDREPDSSYEELPEHGK
- a CDS encoding ABC transporter ATP-binding protein gives rise to the protein MSLISMHGAWLSFSDAPLLDNAELHIEENERVCLVGRNGAGKSTLMKILNHELPLDDGRIVYEQDLVVARLQQDPPRNVAGTVYDFVAEGVAEQAEYLKRYHQISHLVMTDPSEKNLSELAKVQEMLEHHDLWQLENRITEVLAQLELDADTPLASLSGGWLRKAALGRALVSAPRVLLLDEPTNHLDIETIDWLETFLKSFSGSIVFISHDRSFIRNMATRIVDLDRGKLVSYPGDYDKYLVAKEEALRVEELQNAEFDRKLAQEEVWIRQGIKARRTRNEGRVRALKAMRRERGERREVMGSAKMQVEEATRSGKIVFEMENVNYRVGEKVLVKDFSAQVQRGDKIALVGPNGCGKTTLLKLMLGQLKADSGRVHCGTKLEVAYFDQHRAELDPERTVMDNLAEGKQEVMVNGKPRHVLGYLQDFLFHPKRAMTPVRALSGGERNRLLLARLFLKPSNLLILDEPTNDLDVETLELLEELIDSYQGTVLLVSHDRQFVDNTVTECWIFEGEGRIGQYVGGYHDARGQQASSRAMQQPVAKKAEPVAESKAETVKRGSNKLSYNLQRELEQLPARLETLEAELEALQAKVSDASFFNQPHDVTQDVLAQLSAAEAALEEAFERWEYLESLKNG